A genomic window from Mesorhizobium sp. 131-2-1 includes:
- the flgB gene encoding flagellar basal body rod protein FlgB, which translates to MEPVNLFDLATKQSQWLAVRQSAIASNIANANTPGYTAGDVEPFEKVLDRTAVSLQATQAGHLGTQATNAGFAVKPEETTGSIMPSKNTVALEDELMKAGEVRRSFELNTAIVKAFHSMMMMAVKS; encoded by the coding sequence ATGGAGCCCGTCAACCTTTTCGATCTTGCCACCAAGCAATCGCAGTGGCTGGCCGTACGCCAGTCCGCCATTGCCTCCAACATCGCCAATGCCAACACGCCGGGCTACACTGCGGGCGATGTCGAGCCGTTCGAGAAGGTCCTCGACCGCACGGCGGTGTCGCTGCAGGCCACCCAGGCCGGGCATCTCGGCACCCAGGCGACCAATGCCGGCTTCGCCGTCAAACCGGAAGAAACCACCGGCTCGATCATGCCGTCGAAGAACACGGTGGCGCTGGAAGACGAGTTGATGAAGGCCGGTGAGGTCCGCCGCTCCTTCGAGCTCAACACCGCGATCGTCAAGGCCTTCCACTCCATGATGATGATGGCGGTGAAGAGCTGA
- the fliI gene encoding flagellar protein export ATPase FliI, with translation MSTSPPSLRALERQPEAAPGDRLAALERVLRRFDSAESLLRRGGRVAEISPTHYKVRGLSDIARLGDIVEQRGRAGARRGEIVKIGRDEVVVAPFERSADAGMGDAVFRRGPLAVAPHVSWRGRAIDALTRAIDGGPPLERSASATGESATTPGAMARQRVGTAFMTGVRVIDIFTPLCFGQRLGIFAGSGVGKSTLLAMLAGADAFDTVVVALIGERGREVREFLEDTIGAESMAKTVAVVATSDESAMMRRRAPDTAMRVAEHFRDQGHRVLLVLDSITRFAHALREVATGTGEPPVARGYPASVFTDLPKLLERAGPGAEGKGSITAIISVLVDGDDHNDPVADSVRGILDGHVVLDRAIAEQGRYPPVNPLSSISRLADKAWSAEQRMLVTRLKSMISRFEDTRDIRLLGAYQGGADAELDIAVRQVPLIYEALTQSPKDRASVDPFADLARYLKGKQNGDAGE, from the coding sequence ATGTCGACCAGCCCGCCCTCGCTACGCGCCCTTGAAAGGCAGCCCGAAGCAGCACCCGGCGACCGGCTTGCCGCGCTGGAACGCGTGCTGCGCCGCTTCGATAGTGCCGAGTCCCTGCTCCGGCGCGGTGGCCGCGTCGCCGAGATCTCGCCGACCCACTACAAGGTGCGCGGCCTTTCCGACATCGCCAGGCTGGGCGACATCGTCGAGCAGCGCGGCCGTGCCGGCGCGCGTCGCGGCGAAATCGTCAAGATCGGCCGCGACGAGGTGGTCGTGGCCCCCTTCGAGCGCAGCGCCGATGCCGGCATGGGCGATGCCGTGTTCCGGCGCGGGCCACTGGCGGTGGCGCCGCATGTCTCGTGGCGCGGGCGCGCCATCGACGCGCTCACCCGCGCCATCGACGGCGGCCCGCCGCTGGAGAGATCTGCGTCTGCTACGGGCGAAAGCGCCACGACACCGGGCGCCATGGCGCGGCAGCGCGTCGGCACCGCCTTCATGACCGGGGTCAGGGTCATCGACATCTTCACCCCGCTCTGCTTCGGCCAGCGTCTCGGCATCTTTGCCGGTTCCGGCGTCGGCAAGTCGACGCTGCTCGCCATGCTCGCCGGCGCCGACGCCTTCGACACGGTCGTCGTCGCGCTGATCGGCGAGCGCGGCCGCGAGGTGCGCGAATTCCTCGAGGACACGATCGGCGCCGAAAGCATGGCCAAGACCGTGGCCGTGGTCGCCACCAGCGACGAGAGCGCCATGATGCGCCGGCGCGCGCCGGACACCGCCATGCGCGTCGCCGAGCATTTCCGCGACCAGGGCCACCGCGTGCTGCTGGTGCTGGATTCCATCACCCGCTTTGCCCATGCGCTGCGCGAGGTGGCGACCGGAACCGGCGAACCGCCGGTTGCGCGCGGTTATCCCGCATCGGTGTTCACCGACCTGCCCAAGCTGCTCGAGCGTGCAGGCCCCGGCGCCGAGGGCAAGGGGTCGATCACCGCCATCATCTCGGTGCTGGTCGATGGTGACGACCACAACGATCCGGTCGCCGATTCAGTGCGCGGCATCCTCGACGGCCACGTCGTGCTCGACCGCGCGATCGCCGAACAGGGTCGCTATCCGCCGGTTAACCCGCTGTCATCGATCTCTCGCCTGGCCGACAAGGCCTGGAGCGCCGAGCAGCGGATGCTGGTGACCAGGCTGAAATCGATGATCTCGCGCTTCGAGGACACGCGCGACATCCGCCTGCTCGGCGCCTATCAGGGCGGCGCCGACGCCGAGCTCGATATCGCCGTGCGCCAGGTGCCGCTGATCTACGAGGCGCTGACGCAGTCGCCGAAGGACCGCGCCTCGGTCGATCCGTTCGCCGACCTTGCCCGTTACCTGAAGGGAAAGCAGAATGGCGATGCAGGAGAGTGA